Proteins encoded by one window of Blautia argi:
- a CDS encoding MFS transporter, giving the protein MTQNNNSWRKTYFTLLAGQAISFISSGILQMAIIFYLVAKTNSAIILTAATLIGFLPQACLGPFAGAFVDRHSRKSVMIGADLIIAAAGGILALVAFYMELPVWSIMVVLLIRSAGTAFHSPAFSAATPMIVPKEELTKCAGYTQTMQAVSAIISPAAAAFLYAVWPLNAIILLDIVGAILACVTVAISSIPTPELCPETKRQQFLQDMKEGYVVLKQNRGLFALLWIGVIYMFFYMPISTLFPLICMSYFKGTPAHASAAEIAFAVGMLLGGVILSIWGGFKKRRYTIGLSVLLMGVSNMLSGLLPPDAFLVFVVCCTVMGISAPFYGVQNAIFQETVKPEYLGRVFSLLTSAASLAMPFGLVISGPLAERLGVEKWFVICGIGIIIVALAVFLLPGLREIDNTQ; this is encoded by the coding sequence ATGACCCAAAACAACAATTCATGGAGAAAAACTTATTTTACACTTCTTGCCGGACAAGCAATATCCTTTATTAGCAGCGGTATTTTGCAAATGGCCATTATCTTTTATTTGGTTGCGAAAACTAATTCTGCAATCATATTGACGGCGGCAACACTGATTGGATTTTTGCCGCAAGCCTGTTTAGGCCCGTTTGCAGGTGCTTTTGTTGACCGGCACAGCCGTAAAAGCGTAATGATTGGTGCGGATTTGATAATTGCCGCCGCTGGCGGTATTCTGGCGCTGGTGGCGTTTTACATGGAATTGCCCGTATGGTCTATTATGGTTGTCCTGTTAATCCGAAGTGCGGGAACTGCTTTTCATTCTCCAGCATTCAGCGCAGCAACACCTATGATTGTGCCAAAAGAGGAACTTACAAAATGCGCTGGTTACACGCAGACCATGCAAGCAGTAAGTGCGATTATCAGTCCAGCTGCCGCAGCGTTTTTATATGCTGTTTGGCCTCTTAATGCAATTATATTGTTAGATATTGTGGGTGCAATCCTTGCCTGTGTGACTGTTGCGATTTCGTCCATACCAACGCCTGAACTATGTCCAGAAACGAAAAGACAACAGTTTTTACAGGATATGAAAGAGGGGTATGTGGTATTAAAGCAAAACAGGGGCCTCTTTGCTCTGCTCTGGATTGGTGTAATTTATATGTTCTTTTATATGCCAATCAGTACGCTTTTTCCTCTCATCTGTATGTCATACTTCAAAGGAACACCGGCCCATGCCTCTGCCGCTGAAATTGCTTTTGCGGTTGGTATGCTGCTTGGCGGAGTCATTCTGAGCATTTGGGGCGGTTTTAAGAAACGGCGGTACACCATCGGTCTTTCCGTTCTCCTGATGGGCGTTAGCAATATGCTCTCCGGGCTTTTGCCGCCAGACGCATTTCTTGTCTTTGTTGTGTGCTGTACTGTTATGGGAATTTCCGCTCCATTTTACGGTGTGCAAAATGCGATTTTTCAAGAAACGGTCAAACCAGAATATCTGGGGAGAGTTTTTTCTCTACTGACAAGCGCCGCTTCCCTCGCCATGCCGTTTGGCCTTGTCATTTCCGGGCCTCTGGCGGAGCGGCTGGGAGTTGAGAAATGGTTTGTCATTTGCGGAATTGGCATTATCATCGTTGCGCTTGCCGTATTTTTACTACCCGGTTTGAGAGAGATTGACAATACGCAATAA